tacagatgaCTTACATTTTAGAGACAAACACTGGCAATTTCATCTCATCCAGTGTCATGTAGTCATACTAtgattgtgttggttttgcatggcaaggttttggtagcgggggggctacaggggtggcttctgtgagaagctgctagaagcttcccctgtgtctgacagagccaatgccagccggctccaagacggacccgccgctggccaaggccaagccaatcagcgcctctgtgataacatatttaaggaagagaaaaacagttagagagcgtttttgcagccagagagaggagtgagaagatgtaagaacatctgcagacaccaaggtcagtgcagaaggagggggaggaggtgctccaggcgccggagcaagattcccctgcagcccgtggtgaagaccatggtgaagcaggctgtccccctgcagcccatggagggaggatgagggggtgtagagattccacctgcagcccgtggaggaccccacgccagagcaggtggagacacctgaaggaggctgtggccccgtgggaagcccgcgctggagcaagctcctggcaggacctgtggatccgtggagagaggagcccacgccagagcaggtttgctggcaggactcgTGACCCCgcgggggacccacgctggagcagtttgctcctgaaggtctgcaccccgtggaggggactcacgttggagaaggccgtgaaggactgtctcccgtgagagggaccccacgctggagcgggggaacgatgagaggagtcctccccctgaggatgaagaagcggcagaaacaccgcgtgaggaactgactgtaacccccactccccgtccccctgtgctgctggggggggcggaggttgaagccgggagtgaagttgagcccgggaagatgggaggggtggtgggaggtgtttttaagatttggttttatttctcattcctctactctgttttgcttagtaataaataagatgaattccctctctaagttcggtctgttttgctcatgatgataattagagaaagatctctccttgtccttatctcaacccataagtttctttcattgtaccttttctcccctgtctaatgaaagaggggagtgatagagtggctctggtgggcacctggccctcagccagggtcaacccaccacagtcatcCTATGAAAACCTCAATTATTTGGATAAAACTACTCTGATCATTTGGTCAAAAGTCAATTCTCAATAAAAAacttttgcaaaactttttgCAATACACTCCATAATCAAAACTagagcctttaaaaaaaacaagatCAAAGTACACAGTTTGGCTTAGCATAGATACCCTACAGCCCTCATTACGGTTTAAATCTTTGAAGTAATCCAAAAGGATTTGATTCTGTGGCCAGAAGGGTTAACTATGATTAGCCCAAAAGGAAGGAGGATTCAGAATTCTCTTTACAGCAAAACAATTTGAAGCAATCAGGACAAAGatctgatttttcttgaaattaagaACTGATTGTCCACTGAATAAGGATAAGGTGGTttacttgctttgtttcttcaaCAATTTCAGTACCCTGTTCAGGAAAACGTTGGGAAAGAACTAGTTTAAGTAACACATAATAATACAATAATCTCATATGTTCAACTTCACAAAGTCCTAATTTTTCTACTCACAGCAGTTTGAACACATATTGTTTCTGAACTAGATTCAAGAGCAGTCTACCAAGGCAAATTCAATTGCATACTCAGTCAATACAATACTTACACATATAAGAAAGTAAAAGGTTAGAACTAAAGAGCAGAAATTATaagcatttaagaaaagaaCATTACTATGAAAGAATGTGTTGGATAAGCAGAGGAACACAAGAATATTAGTGAGCTCTTAGCCAGATGGATGAAGTACTGCAACAACATCAGACTGCAAGAAAGAATTGAGCAGATCAGTTGTAGAACAACTGCTTCTGTGGGATGATGATAGCAACAAGTATTATCAATCAAAGCTGagcttgaaaaacagaaagactgCTGAAATTGTAAAAGGCTTTTATGGAACACCGATGGAGAAAATTGTCTTAGGGAGATTGAAGTGTAGTAACACAGAGACTCAAGAACAATGCCcgaaaggaagcagaaattaGAACCTGAATAAAGGAAACAATACTTGTATTATCCTTTCATGAATGAGAGGAACATTATAGCTATTGATACACTCTGTCAGAGACAAAATGCAGTTACTTCAACATTAAAGAGTATTTCACAATTTGAAGTTCTCTTCCAAAAATTTCATATAATAGCCAATACTCAAATTAGGTGCCCAGACAGAAACAGAGGCAGAATTGTTCTCAGTGAAATATCAACCGCTGTTCCTGAATGTAAATATGCAATATAAATCTAACAAATCAACAGATCATAAGATAAGAGTATACACCATATTTGTAATATATCACATTTTTATACTTCAAAATGTAGAACCGTGCTTCAATGAAAGCAATTGAAgcatttgttctttatttagGCTCTTACATAAAGGAGTCAAATTTaagagaatgtattttcttaccTCTATGTTGTTATTCATTAAGCCAGAGGCATCGGCAAAGTCTGGATGTTTGGTATTGATATAAGCTAACTCAATGGCCACTAGATTATGAACCTGCAACGCAATGCCATTCGCAGTTCAAAAATTCAGTGAGTAAATATAATGCTAGTCAAGAGCAATGACCTACAATGCTAGAAAGCACAGTCTAAATATCCATAGCAAAAGACCGTTCTTAATGCCCCAAAGACATTAAAGTTCTGATCCAGAAGGCAAGAAGGgaattcattcattcattgcAATACATTCAGACCTTCAGCTGTTTTGGTGGTATTTGAGTTTAGCTTGATGAAACTAACAAGCTAATCCCTCTCcagcaagaaacaaataaaactcaGCAATTTAACGAGTGTAAGCTATATAGTAATGAAATTAGCTACATAGTCAACTTTCAGCCACAAGCCACATACAATATTTGAACCAGTGAGACATGGCTTACTATGGGGGATAGGGAGCACACAGAATCATTTTTGGCTTTTCACATCAAACTTACAGAGAGTCAATAACTGAAACACTTTGTTTCTTCCCCAATAAGCAGCCCAAAGCAGACTTTTAGATTTATTCAAAGTTAGAAGTTGAATTTTTAGTTCTTACTAGCTAAAGGgcattagaaacaaaatgaacattttgtgTTGATTTTCTCTGAAACACACAGAAGAAGGTCTACAATTTTCATCATTGCATCCTGAACTCTACAGTAAATATACAGCTTCTGTTACAAGGGAGGGAAATACACCTGTATCAAAAAGCCTAGGAGATGTTAAATCTAAGTGTTAGTAAAATTCTTTTGGGGAAATTGAAACATGGGGATAACAAGCTGAAGAAGGTTCCCTCCATCCCTTTGGTTTTTATGCTTCTGTCTTCTAATATATAAGTTTCAAACCATGTAGATATTAAATACCTAGCTATTTAACAAATATAAGTTAAGATTCCCTTAATAACTTGGGTTCCTGACATTAGAGCAAAGAGAAGCATCAAGAAAGACTCCTGAAAACACAagctttttccattaaaattacaGTAGAATGAAAATTACCATTTCATTTGTGACAGGAAGTCTTCTACGCAGAAGACAGGTTACTACTTCAACTATGGCATCGTGCAATTTAGGAAACCTCAGTAAttcctaaaaacaaacaaacaagatttaCTGATGAaacttccagattttttttaggGGGAGGGGAAGCCCAATAGTTACAAACATAACtctaaaaaaatgcatttttacctGTGTACTGTAATTACTACAATGCTGGATAAtcctctgcatttcttcatGAACTAGCTCCACACAGCGCAAGCTAGGTTCTTCTAAACGTTTGATTTGTCTTTTTACCAGCAATTCAAATGAAACTTCAGGAACAAACAAGGCAGGACGGGGACCCTAGTtcaaagggagggaaaaagctGCTAAATTGTGTGTTAAAACAACATGCAATTCTAAGAAGTAGTACCTGATGAAGCGCAGAATAAACCAGGTCACAGTGCTTACACCCAAAAGAACACTCAGAACAGGTTTTAAGAGTAAAATACGTTacaagaatatttaaatttaaaagctatAAAATACAAACTTATTACCTTTAAGACAAAGTTTGTGTTAAATAATGATTAACCAGCATCCTTACAGAATTTTGAAGATTTCTACCTACTAATGTCACTCTAGGCTTACAACTATGAACAATTCTTTCACATTTGTGGAACCAAgtttaaaggaaatttattATAAAGGCAAAGACATTCTCTTCCTAACTTCAGACAGAAAAGTTACcattatttatttgaaactcCTGAGCATACAATTCTTACTGCAAGGCAGGTGGGTTTTCTGTTAAGTATAATCATAATACAGTGTCACTGATTTACAGTGTTTGGGATAATTTCAGTTATGACCATACAGAAAAATGCTTAgttatacataaaatattttcaacctgaaatttccttttttttttttttttaaattaaattaccttTGGAAACACAAAAATGTGGTATGTCatataaaaaaagacatctCTCCTGTTACTAAATGCTGTTTTACACTTTACATTTACAGAAGGATAAGAGCATGCACACAGATCATTGCTGCAGAGTACCTAATGTGCTCCACATTTCAGTAATTCTTGACTATGCAGAAACCTGACTGTCCACACTCAACACGGTACAAAAGCTGACTTAGAGCTTGACTTTGGATGTCAAACACCTAAGTACTGAACATTTTATATACTGCAAAATTCAAAAGTGAACTTACTCTGTTAATTCTTAGCAACACCAATTCCCATATTCACAAGAAACCAAATCTGTCATGTAAACACTAAACCACTGAAGAGCTGCGTTCCTTATATAGAATTAAAATATCTGAATGTGTCCTAGCCCATTCATCTCAGAGTCAGTCTTCATAACTAACAGAAGtgcttaatgaaaaaataaatgcagaggCAGTCTTCCATCATCATTTCTGTAACACAAAATAGCTTCAGCATAGGGTTGCCAAAGCTGGGCCTAGGCTTTATTTCAGCCTGTAAGTAACAGTAATGAGATGTAAGCATTCACCTTAAAACTCATTCCGTACAGGATAATGGCTGGATATTGTCATTTTTCCACTTAAAGTACCAAAAAACAGGATTCAGCCTCTTCATATTAACTCATTCAGCTGAGATCATTAATTCACAGTACTGCAGGAGTACAGATTTGTTGAAACCTCATCTTCGAATCCAATATATAGCAACAACACTTAGAAATATGGAAGAACACTCACAGTAGCATTTCTAATGGCAGTCAGAATATCAATTGTGTTAAGGCCACCCAGTGGGTCAACAGATTCTAAAGTTCTTCCAAAGGTCTCATGAAAAATGTAACAGATTCTGGCTCCACCGCATCTGAAAGAGTGGAGTAACAAATGAACAAAGTAACAAATGAAGTAGCACCAATAAAAAAAGCTCccattgcaaacattttttacagttacttggattcaaatatttttgattaTGTTACCCTCTAGTGTAGTACTATTGCCAATGAAAGCCAGCAAGAGCCACTGGGTTGATCTAACTGCTCAGTCAATATTCTAAAAAAACCTTTTGGTACTTACAGCTCTGAAGTCTCTATGTATTTTGCTGTTCCTTCAATAGTGTTACAATATTCTGTGGCAAATTTGGTAATAAGCTGCAATAAAGTGGCACTTTTGTCCTCAACAGGTTCCCCATAGCTGTTTAGCAGAGATTGGTACTGAGCAGCTAAAACATTGATTCTGGTTTTCAGTTCTGGCAAGCAATCTCTGATATGATGCATCAGTAATCTAAAaatagaagggaagaaaagtttcAGCTTTATCATCTCcattaaaacagagaagagacagaaaataatcaccaaaggaaaacatttagtcatgaaaattacagtaaattcAGAAACTGAATTTGGAACCAAGCAGAGTTTTCCTTAATATATCACTGTACAGCAccaagacagaaaggaagagtaaaaataaaagtttacaTATATTTCTAACACACCAATTTATATCTTAAAGTATCTTTAAAagcacacatttattttattttacataatatGTAATACCTGTTCAGTGTTCTAGCAAGATACTTGGTTCCGTTTCGATTGGCTAGGGAAGGAtacttcttttgaagaaaaccaTACTCATCACGAATGGAATCAGCTACACTCTTCTTATTGTTAATATCCAACTGACTCCTGAAGTTAAAAGGCAGTTACACACTAGTTAGAagtgtaaattatttttcctttacatctGTTCTGGACAAGACATCTAACAGCTGGTTTTTGCTTTGCACACATAACTTATCTTCCTTAGACAACAAagggttttatttgttgttcCATGCAGCACAGTCAACAAATCAGTATGGGTAGCAGCTGCAGACAGACCAAGCAATGCCTCTATCAAAATGGCATGAGATTTGACCTAGctaatgcaaaaaataaagagaacagTACTATAGCCATATGTAATTAGCACTAGATTAGCACTAATATATACATGATCTGTACTGGATCAGTGCTAATGTGAACAGCTGACCATCCCTCAAGCTAAGAAACAATAGCAGAAGTGACACTACAGTTCTTTTAGAAGCAGCAGCCCTACTCCTTTCTAAACTAGCAGTTGGTTGAGTGGAAGAACACACAGGCTTTTGAAAAGTGAGCAACAAGCTTCTTGCTTGCTTATTTAGAAGTTTATTTTGACGTCAAGTCACCTTATTCTTAAAATCATATTCATggttaaaaaagccaaaagcattGCTTCACATtgacagagttttaaaaatagcatccATGTATCCAGACAGACCTGTTCACTACTCCAATGATGCCAAGTTTGACTGGAATCACTCTTCCCATAAGCACATCCATAGCATCAGTGCCAGCATCCATGAGATCCAGCTTTGTGATAACAGCAAGGGTTCTTCGACCtaccaaaaggaaaattcactcacagggatgtttttttcttgatcagGGTAGCTAAAAGTCGTAACTCAAAATGTTCCTCAGACAGCTGCATGAAGTTTAATACTGCAAACCAGCAAAGACTAGCACAAGAACACATGGTGAGAGTCTACCAGGAGCCCCTTATTAACAAGAATATATCAAAGTATTTGGCAGGTACTGCTCCCCACACAGATCTGGTTAAAGTTTTAGGAACCATGCAGTTTGAAATTATAGTCATTCCTGATGTGATCAGTAATCACAACAAAGATTTTTGCATTCTACATGAGGTTAGAGGCATTACTAAGCACTTGTAGAGAAGTCTAAGTAAGGCAGGTAGGGGACTTGCAAGCGTGAGTGGACTGAACGTATTTCTAAGCATATATGTAGGACCAGATGTAATGGCAATATGTTTGGAACTATATTCGAAATACCGCTACCCGCTGGAGAAGCTGCTAAAGGAAGCAACAGGCCCACTTCCAGCACAGAGCATCAAATACATAGCTGAAAGCCTCAAGGGACTGAATAGCTTGAAATCCATCCACTGAAGAAGCTTTAGGGGATTTAATTTTGCTAAcgaaacagatttttattgaATACATGACTGAATGTTTTCCACATTACACCCAAACTTCATATTGGACActgtggaggaaaaagcaaCCTAAATTCATTAAATAGGTAAAATATTGCACATCTGAACAGGTAGGCTAACACGCACAGGATTTGTCTGGGACCTTAGTATTTCCTGGGCTCTTgggtctggaaaaaaaatgtggcaagaactttttctttaaaatataacacaCCTTTCAAgtctaaaaataaaccagtacCTCAGTGAAATCACTGGGTTCTTGGGTGCTGAAACTATCAGATGAAGTCAGAGAATCTACCTACTCTAGTACACCAAGTTCTCATTACACGCCATTATTCCTACAGAACCTGCAACATGAGCTGCCACTCCAGACCTTTAAGGTTTAGAATTTTGGGAAGTGATCCAAAAGTCACTGCTGATCATTTTTACAGGggtaaattaaaaggaaagggTCTACCGCCCTGAACCAGGACAATTTGACTGAGAAGACTGCCAGAAGAGGTTCTCCCTCAAGGTTATGTGGCTGTGGAAGCCATAAAGGCTTAGGGAGACAGGCCAAAGCAGATTCAGAGTTTGAAAATAATCAAGAAATGTTACACTTTATGGGTAGAAAAATTTGAGGGTAAAGCACACCAACGCTATATTTTAGCCTAATTTCAGTATACTTAATTTCCAAGTATACTCTTCCATATTCTTTCAAATCACACAGCGCCATTTATTAGTCAACGGTACTGACAGCACTTTCCATACACAAGCAGCAGGCACCCAGTAGCTTCAGATCTGTCTCAAAGTCaataagtaaatataaaatgataatCCTCTTTTTAGATTAATCAAATCAGTCAGTTCTGTCACACAAATGCAGGATACCAAAATGGATACTGCCAGtacatattaattttattcttactaAAAAGTCACTAAACTAATGGCTAGACAGTGAATTACTAGCTGCAGGATGACATATTTTCTCTACTAAAAGAAACATTAGACAACAAAGCATGACGTCATCCTAACAGACCACTGTACACTACTAAAAATCTCAAAACCCCCAACATTCTGTAATGCCATTTTGCTgctctggaaacagaaaatagttATCTGGCCTGTCTGAAAGCCAGAAAGCCATTAGATATTAATTCATCACAGCATTCTCTTGAGTTGCAGAGACTGTAGCAAGAAGTCTTTAAGCAAATATAATAATTGTATTTTCCAGGAAGTGCAGTGacatttggttttgttactaCTTTTTGCCCAAacaacttcagttttatttcgggatttaatttaaaaaagaagttaaattacAGGACCcagtttttcttgctgcttaCCATCTGGATCCACCTCCCGTGCAATTTTAAGTGCTTCTGAAGTGGCCATGTCTGTGTTAGCAGCTGTGACTGCCAGAATAATTGAATTTGGGTTGCTGATGAATTGAAGGATTAGCTCTCTTATTTGAAGTTCTATGTCCTTAGGCTGATCACCAACAGGCACctagagaaaaaacaatgtagAGTTGTTGAATGTTGCGTATTTATGCCTACGTGAGACCACTCATTTGAAGTTCATATCCTATACCACAGTATAGGATAGTTTTCCCGcactttccttcccccttcacaaacaaacaggaaagaaaaggaagaccttGAAAGGTATAGAAGTCAAAAACACTCTAGAAATTACAATCAATTCAAATTATTCGACACTGTTGTCAAGAAGACTTAGTATCCAAGAATCACGTGTACAACTGGCAGAGCGGGGTGTGCATGGGCAGAGAAAGAAGTTACACTGTCATCTTGGTGCCACAGAAAATTACTCAgtataaaaccagaagaaacagGACCTGAATATTTCTTCTACGGTATCCTCACTTTATACAACTTCTTACGAAAAATATGTATAGCAACTCCTGGAGAAGCAACGGcgaaaacattttcaaacttgcCAACTGTCCATCTATCTGCAGGTACAGCTTAGAAACTTCAAGTGCTACGCtaccttttttattaaaaagaacatgCAGCCCACACAATGCTTCCAATCTCTCAGTTGTATATAGAAAGAGGAAGAACTCGAGCAAATCTACCtcctgcagcagtgcagagcaACAGAAACCCAAACATTACGCCAGGAAGATGGTGACATCTCAAATTTATATAACCAACTACTTAACCTGAGAAAACCTGCGTATCTAACAATGCAGAATAATGCCAAAAAGTGAACACACACACTCCGTGTTTCAAAACACACTACTCACAGCGAGTCAGAAAAGAAGCATTCTGTATCTTACCTTTGTCATTCCTGGTAAATCCACAAGAGTCAGATTTACAACATTAGATGAAAAAATCTTAAGATGAATAGGCTCAGGACTGATTCCCtagaaatacattaataataaaaattaattactgtatTGGATTATTTAAATGTACCCTTTAGAAAGCCAAAAGCTGTAATTTCATACTACGGAAACTTTTTTCCATCATACACCTTACACCTACTTGGTGAGGACAAAAAGCCAGCCACATCTGTCAACCAATTCTTTTGTCTTTGGAAGCAGCCCTGTTTTCCCCCTCAATATACTACATAAAAGCTTTTATATCTCCGTAAATATATAGATATGGAAGAACAGAATACTCAATTGTATAATTACCCATAAAGTCATGTATGTGGAAAAATGGAAGCAAGTTTAactcaaagtttattttttgcactgctttgaagctttgaattaaaacagcagcaattctctgcatttttttttagctgaagtCACTTATCTCACAAACACAGTGAAAAATCTCATTACAATAGTTCAATGCTTTTCACTTCTACCTGCCAAAACTGTTTAAGAAAGGTTTAAGCAGCAAGAGTATCTATAGCAAGACAAAGATAGACAGTGAAACATTTACCTTATTATTTCCCGAAATcctctctgtttcattttctatttcctgACGAATTTCATCAAAATCTGTATAGATCtgaagtacagaagaaaaaaattatttaaagaaatcaaaaccagcAGACACTTACCTAATTGCAAAATAATACTCTTCTCCAAGAGACAGGGAAAAACTCTGTATCTAAGTATacagaaagtgagaaaaaacaagaatGACTATTAGCCCTTAAGCTTATGCCAACAGCAATCATCAGTGCTAAAAATTCAAGAAATTGGAATCTTGGCACTTTATCTGTTGATTAATACTCTGAGATAGCAGTTATTAGCCTTTATTTACCCCATTGATATCAGAAAAGGTGTAAAATTGTGTTCACTTAAAGAGAATTTCAAACACTTAATTACATTTCTAATCTAGCTGCAATCCTTTGAAGTTAATAAAAAACATGTAGCCTGAGCCCCTTCTCATCTCAGAGAGGACAATGAACAAGGACAGagtttaatttcaaaatctttccGCTCTTGTCACATCTATCCTCCTTCCACCAGTCCAAAATAAGTTAGTACACAGCTACCCTTGCACAGGTTCCCTCTACATTCCTCTCTAGATTTCCTTCAATTTCTAGCACTGCCTAGAAGGTAAGTAAATCAGTTTGAGGTAATAAACACTTAAATAATTCATCTGCCAACAAAAAGATTACTTTCTTCAAGCAAAGAATTAGATTTTGACTCTCTTATTAAAGTCCTAGGTCATCTCAGTTTCTGCTTCTCCCCCTCCAATGAGCACTggcctcttccttccttttcacgGCTTTCTAATAAATCTCTGCAGTAGCCAATTCTTCAGTGAACTGAAACGATTTGTGATTATATACTTCTTTGTCTTTGCAACTTCCTTTCTAATctcaccaaaaaagaaaaatcaacaaaataacacaaaaagaATTAAGATAAATCACTCAGCAGAATCAATGACCCACACAACAGTCAACTTACTGGTAAACTTTGtcttgaatttaaaagaatgttttcagaagctttCTACTcatataaagcaaaacagaaaatcctCAGTACAGTGGCATATAATATAGCAGATAGAACAATCTCCTTTTTGGGAAAGTCAAGGAATAAGATATagtattaaatatatatgtgataGAATGTTTATAAGCTCCATCATCAGAGTAAGCATACCTTATTTTTGGTGTGAAGAAATTTACCCCACTCTTCAGCATCtatctctgaaaacaaagaattgatacatgaggaagaggaagcagaTGATTCAATGACATTTTCCCGAAAGCCTGTTTGTTGAAAACTACAatgcgattttttttttcaagtagcaagagaaaaattagTCTGCTTTTTACTGTTAGATCTTTAATAGCtcaatataaatacatttatgatTCTGCTTAcaattttgcttatttaaacATTGCATCTCGTTACTCTTTTTAATCTGTCTTTCTTACACAAGGTCCACCTTCTTAACTGTAACTGAGCCAATCAGCTATcctaccatttttttttcagaaatggccTAGTCCATTAAATATCAGCttgcaacagaaaacaaaataattattagcAATAgcttaaaaaacctgaaaaaaataccagctttCAGCATCTTTCCTTTTACCATGCAAGCAAGATCAAattacagctgaa
This sequence is a window from Balearica regulorum gibbericeps isolate bBalReg1 chromosome 1, bBalReg1.pri, whole genome shotgun sequence. Protein-coding genes within it:
- the DNM1L gene encoding dynamin-1-like protein isoform X3; the protein is MEALIPVINKLQDVFNTVGADIIQLPQIVVVGTQSSGKSSVLESLVGRDLLPRGTGVVTRRPLILQLVHVSPEDGRKTAGDENDPATWKNPRHLSKEIDAEEWGKFLHTKNKIYTDFDEIRQEIENETERISGNNKGISPEPIHLKIFSSNVVNLTLVDLPGMTKVPVGDQPKDIELQIRELILQFISNPNSIILAVTAANTDMATSEALKIAREVDPDGRRTLAVITKLDLMDAGTDAMDVLMGRVIPVKLGIIGVVNRSQLDINNKKSVADSIRDEYGFLQKKYPSLANRNGTKYLARTLNRLLMHHIRDCLPELKTRINVLAAQYQSLLNSYGEPVEDKSATLLQLITKFATEYCNTIEGTAKYIETSELCGGARICYIFHETFGRTLESVDPLGGLNTIDILTAIRNATGPRPALFVPEVSFELLVKRQIKRLEEPSLRCVELVHEEMQRIIQHCSNYSTQELLRFPKLHDAIVEVVTCLLRRRLPVTNEMVHNLVAIELAYINTKHPDFADASGLMNNNIEEQRRNRLARELPSAVSRDKAAPGAGDTSQEPGTGNWRGMLKPSKAEEVSAEEKSKPAAALPASPQKGHAVNLLDVPVPVARKLSAREQRDCEVIERLIKSYFLIVRKNIQDSVPKAVMHFLVNHVKDTLQSELVGQLYKSLLLDDLLTESEDMAQRRKEAADMLKALQRASQIIAEIRETHLW